The DNA sequence CTCTTCATAACTGCCAGAAGGCAGGTTCTTTTCCTGCTGGCATCAAAGCAACTGTGCAGTATGGTAAAAACTTACAAGCAATGGTAGTCGCTTTTAATACTGTTGGAGCAGTAAGTATTAATCGCACTCATGAAATACTCAGTAGTGTATTCAACATCCCACTATCAACTGGAACCATCAAAAACATGGTGACTCGATGTGCCGATGTTTTAAAGCCAACCTATGAAAAGATTTATTGTATTATGACGAAGCTTGGGCTTATTCATTGCGATGAAACAGGAACTCGTGTTGATGGCAAGACCTGGTGGGTTCATAACGTTTCAGATATGGATTATACCTATCTGAGCATCCAACAGAAACGAGGGCATCTTGGAATGGATGCAATTGGAATCCTTCCATCTTTTCAGGGTATTGCTGTCCATGATTGTTGGGCTTCATACTGGAAGTATCCAGATGTGAAACATGCGGTATGCTGCGCACATCTATTGCGTGAGCTTAACGGGATAATCGAAAACTATCCCGAGCAAAAATGGGCTCTACAATTCAAAGAACTTCTTCTTGATATGAAAAAGGTAAGAGACAAAGCTCTTTTAGGCGAAAAAGATGAAATCAGCTATTATCATCGACATAAGTTTGATAAGAAATATGATGAAATCATCAAAACCGCATATGAAGAAAATCCTCTTCCTGAAGAAACCATAAAAAAGCGTGGTCGCAAGAAAAAGAGCAAGGTATTAAATTTGATTTGCAGACTACAGAATTACAAGGCATCAGTCTGCCTATTTATAAATAACCTCTGTGTACCTTTCGATAACAACCAGGCTGAACGAGATTTAAGAATGATAAAAGTCAAAACTAAAGTATCAGGCTGTTTTCGAAGTGAAGAAGGTGCACAGGAATATTTAACAATTATGAGTTATATCGGAACCGCTCATAAGCATGGAATCAATGCATTCACAGCGATAAAAGAATCATTAAATGGGAATGCAGATATCATCTTTGCTTAAGACGTTCTGAACAGTTACAATAACTATAATAAAAAAAATATTTAAAATTTTTCAATATTATCATCAATTGTTTGAAAATGATTTTTTAAATCAGAAGAAGATATTGTTGAGATGCAATCGGTATAGTTAATAGCTGTGATGATAAATAGTAAAAGCAGAAAAGAAGTAATTTTTTTAATATTTTTCATAATAGAAGTCCTCCTTAGTGAATTATGTAAAAATAATAGCAGAGTTAAAATTAAAAGTTTATACCAAAACTGGAAAATAAAAAAATCCGGTTTTGGTATAATTTTTTTATAATAAATATAGTAATCTAAAAGTATAAAAGTTGTGGTTACAATAATAATCCAAAATTAGTAATAGGTAATTGTAAAAATAGTTAAAAGTCATTAAGTATGTTTAAAATTTTAAATTAAATATAGAAAAAAATTTATTCTTGACACGGATTTTAAAATGAGAGGTTTCAAACTACGAAGGTATCCATGATGATTGATCTTATTTGCAAAGATAGTTAAAAAATGAGATGGGTAATTCCTTACTAGATGTAAGGGATATTAACCATAAATGTAATAGGAAGGAGGAAAAGTTATGTCAAATGAAATTGATATGAAACTTGAAGTTGAAGAAGTAGAATTAAGCGAAGAAGTTGATTTATTACTTTGTTGTTGTGGATGCTCTGATGAACTAGTTGGAGAAACTCATTAGAGCAAATTTGTATATCAAAATCTACTTCGTAAATGGCGTATTTTGTTAATAAGATACGCCATTTATATAATTTACGCGAGTAGGAATAAAAATGGCATGCTTGCATGCAGATTTGGCGAGCACCGCGATAACTCTAGAAATTCGCAGAGCGTGTTTCTAGTAGTTGTAATAATAATGATTAGTAATATATTTTATAAAAAAATGATATATGCGGGAATAAAAAAAATACAAATTATTTTCATGGTTATTGAGGTACGATTATGCAAAAGAGTAATTTATATTTAGGAAAAGGAAAAATGTTAAAATCATATTATACGGTATATGATAAGTGTATTATTGATTGTGAAAAAATGAAAATTTGTGAAAGCGATAATAAAATTCAAGATATATATAATTTTTTTGAAGATTTTCCATATGAACAATTGTACTATAACATGTTTAAAAATTTTTTTGAAAAAAGTGATAAATTATTAGAAGATTGTTTTGAGTGGTTAGAATTACAAGTGGAAGTTTTGAAAAATAAAAATAAGGTGTTTAGAAATAATATTTATATTGGGGGAAATGTTAAAATAGGAGAAAAAAAGAAATCGTCATTTCCGGTAGGAATAATAAAAAATAATGGTAATGAATTATTAGAAAATCTTGTAGAAAAAGCATATTTAATAAAAAAATGGAGTAACAAAGTAGAAAAAATTTATGGAAAAAAATTTTATATAGATCCATATTCAACAAGTATATTATTTCATGAATTAATAGGACATTATTCAGAAGAAAAAAATGATTTAAAATATACAATATTAAATAAATTATATAATATTGAAGTGTATGATGAACCAAAAATGATTGTAGATTATACTATTGATGATTTGGGAAAATACGGAAAAACTGTAGATATAAAAAGAGGATACTTAAATTCTGAATCAGGAAATGTATTTATAGGCAAAGACAATAATAAAATCGTTCGTAAACAAATAAGGCAGAGAAATTTGAATATAGTTAATATAAAGGATGAATGTAACATAAATGGAGATATTCCAAAATTGTTTATTTGCAAAGCAGGGGTAAATATTGAAAAGAAAATAATTGCAATGATTGTAAAAGATGATAAGGATGTAAAACAAATTATAATACCAATTGAAGACATTGAGGCTATTATAGGAAAAAGCGGAGAAATGTTTCAATATACAAATGTTTGTATAAAACAACAAATTCCACATTATATAGGATATAACTCTATATGGTCAATGTTATATTTAAAAAAAGATATAAATTCTTATATGCAATATAAATAATAATAAAAAAGACTAACTATTAAAAATAAAGCCTTAAAATGATATTTTTTGAATAAAATACAGAAATGTATTTTAGATATATTTGAAACTCGGTTGGAGTTCTTTGAACCTTGAAAACTGCATGACAAAAAGAGCATCGTGATAGGTGCTCAAAAAGGAGTATTGAATTAGAAATGATTAAGCTGCTTTGATATATTGCTGGTTTGATTTTTCTAAATGAAAAATGACTCGAACCAGTTTTTTTACAGCATGTGATATCGCAACGTTATAGTGTTTGCCTTGAGCTCGTTTCTTGGTAAGATATTCAGCAAATGTCGGATCCCAGTGACAAACGTACTTGGTTGTATTATATAAAGCATATCGAAGATAACGGGAACCGCGTTTTTCCATATGTGCATATGCACCATCCAGTTGTCCGGATTGATATGTAGATGGTGAGAAACCGGCATAAGCTAAGATTTTATCAGGCGAATCAAAACGATTGAAATCACCAATCTCAGCAATAATCATAGCACCCATACGATAGTTGATTCCTGGGATGCTAAGAATTGGAGAATTGATTTCATCCATGATGATTTTGATTTCATTTTCGATTTCATCAATCTCGGAATTAAGCTCCTGAATTAACTTGATGGTGTGTTTTAGCTCAAGTGATTTGGCTGGCATATTTGATCCGATAGAAGCTTTTGCAGCGTCTCAGAATGTGATGGCTGTTTATTTACCATATCGACCTTTTGATGATTTGATAAGAAGATTTGTAAGTCTGGTAAGATGAGAAGCGGCTACATGTTTAGCCCCAGAAAATTCAGAAAGCATAGCATAAACAGATGCCATATGAAGTGTTGGTACTAACTTTTCTAATTCAGGGAATAAGATACAGACCAGTTTTGAAACGGAAGTTTTTAGTTTGCACGTTCTTTTACTTTATCAAAATGATAACGAGTTAATGACTTTAGATCTTCGTTGTGATAAGATGTGTCTGAGTAGGACTTTAAGTTCACATTAGACATTAGCATAGAAGCAATCGTGCGGGCATCTACTTTATCCGTTTTCGTCTGTCTAAGGCTTAGACTTTTTCTGTACAGATTTGTATGTAACGGATTGATAACATAGGCGGGCAAACCTTTATCAATGAGATATCCTAAAAGATTGTAACTATAATGTCTAGTGGCTTCTAGCCCTACTTTTACTTTTGTTGTGTCTTCCATAACAGATTCAATTTTTTGATAAACTGAGCCACTATAAAGCTCAATGAAACCATCCAGGTTGTTAGCGATGGTAAATGCTTTAAATAGCACTTCTCCATCAGAGTTGGTGATAAAGCAATCATGCTTATCTTTAGCAACATCAATTCCTATGTAAATCATAATAAATCTCCTTTGAAATGTATTTGATACTGTTTTAGAACCACAGGGACTCCTTGTGATTGTAACCTCGTTCAAATAAACCGTCATGCGGTATCTAACTGATTAACAAATGAACAAAGAGACTGTGGTCGGAGCCTTTCTGTAACCATCAAGTGGTAGGAGAAATAAATCAATCCACAGCATCTTATATATCATAGTCGAACCTACAGAAGGGGTAAAGAAAAGACTATGAATTAATAGTTACAAAGACCTTGGAGAGGGTCTCTAAAAACTACTACTATATAATACGAGGAGAAATATGATATTATTTGTATCATTTAGTTAAAAGTTATGATTTTAAAATATGATGTATACATTAAAATTGAAAAAAATATTACAATAATACAATTGATTCCAGATAGAAAAGAATGGACAATAAAAATACCTAAAAATGAAGAAAAAAATATAAAAGAGTATATTCATGCCTTAGAAATTGGACAATTGAATAGTGAATATAATTTAAGGTTAGAAAAAGAATCTCTTTTCATAAAAAAATTAGATAAATTTTTTAGAGAAAAAGGATTAATTTCAGAATATGAAAGTGATAACAATAGTAATTTGTATTCTCATAGACAATTAGAAGTATTTGATTCGTGGAATAGAACTTTAGATAGTCCAAGTGAATTCCAAAAAAGAATAGAAAATAGTAATATTTTAGTTATAGGGGCTGGAGGGGTTGGTACTGCTATTACAAATATATTAATAAGCTGTGGAATAGGAAAAACGTATGTAGCAGATTTTGATGAAATTTCGGTAAGTAATCTTGCAAGGCAGTTTTTATATTGTAAAAAAGATGTTGGAGATTTAAAAGTAAATGTATTGTCAAAAAGATTAAATATGAGAGGTCTTGGAAAAGTTTATGGAATTAATAAATGTATTACTATAAATAATATTGAAAATGTAATTAAATCAATTCCAGACAAAGTTGATATTATTACAGGATTACCATCTCCTAGTAGTAAAGAAATTATAAAATTATATAAAAAAATAATTAGTTTAAATATACCAATAATTTGTGTGGGAGAACACGATGTTGGTCCAATGTTTGTGAATGAAAAAGAAATAGATATATACATGGAAAATGTTAATAAAAAATTTATATTGCAAAAGGAATACAATTTAAAGAGGAATAATCAATTTGTTATAGATAGACATCCAAGCTATTTACCAGAAATAGAAATTATGGCATCCATATGTGCAGATGAAATAATAAGATATATTTCTAAATATGCTAAGGTAAGAACATTGGAGGGATATTATGGATTAAATCCAATAACTTATGAAGTTAAATATAATAGAATAGAGGAAAATAATAGTGAGGATAATAAAATGGAAAGCGAGTAAAATGGAAATAATAGAGAAAAATGAAATATTTTTTTTTAAGGGAATTATTGTTGCATGTTGTGATAATGAAATAGAATATAAAATACCCTATGGAGCATGTGATAGAGAAAAGAAAAAAGCTTATGAAAAAGCAGTATCAGAAATGTGTGAAAGAAGTGTTTGGTTTACAGTATATTCAATGTATCCAAAATTGTTTCCAAATACAAAAGGATTTTCAGCACATATAGATCAAAAGATGGGATGTTTAAATTCTATTAGAGAATATATTGAGAGAAAGTTGTTTGAAAAAATTAAGTTATGTTTAAAAGAAAATAGAATAGAAGATTTGTATAAAATGTTTTCAATAAAAAGAAGAGACAATCAGATTATTTTTTTTTATTATAGTAAAATTTATAATACATATTTTGTCTTTATTTTTATTAAACGCACATATATAAAAGAAAAAATGGAACAAATAGGGTTTGTGGTTGGAATGGGAAAAAGTAGAAAAATTTTTTCAGCATATGAAGGTAGCTTAAATGAAGCTAAACTGGTTGAAAATGTACTTCAAAAAGTAATTGAAAAGGGAAAGGTTTATTCTATAAATAGTGTTCTTAGAAAAGAAGTAAATGAATATCTTGATATTTTTTATAATAAGAAGTTATTTGAAATATTGGATAATAAACATGATGAAATAAAAATAAATGATATTATGGTTTTAAATGATTCTTATAATACTATAGATTTATCAAAATATATGCCGGCATTTTTGAAAAAATTTAATAGAACAGTATATTATACTTCTGAATATGAAATTATAAATGAAATAAAAGAGGTGATATAATATTATGAATAAAATAAAACAAAACTACAATGAATTAAAGTATAATGTAAAACACATGCATTATTATTGGAAAAAATACATAGAAAGTAATAAAATAACTGTAAATATAAATATATATGCTTATATAATACTTTTGGTGATAAATCAAATTCTAAATGTTGCATTGCCAAGCAATATTGTAATGGTATTAACGAATGGTTATGATACAAATAAAATGTTTATAATTTTATGTATTTATTTAATAATTTTATGTGTATTACAATTCATTGTAGGAAGATTGTCTTATGAGTCAGAAAAAAATGCTTTTATCTATAGGTATAATATGATTCCAAAGGTTGGAGAAAAAGTCTTAAAAATGGATTATGAGACACTTGAATCTGAAAGTGGACAACTAAAAATTGATCAAGCATATGAATGTATATATAGTGGAAATGTAGCAGGAGTAGAATTTTTTATAAATCAATATGTTCAATTTATAATTAGTCTTTTAGGATTAGTTACGTTTTTTATTATTTCATGTAAAACTGGGATTGCGGTTAGCGTGCTTATTTTAGTGAGTAATTGTGTTGTTTTATTAATCAGAAATAGTGATGCAGTTTGGATGAAAGAAAATAAAATTAATAAGGACAAGATTGATATAAAGCAAAATTATCTATTAAGACAACTTCAAAAACAAAGTAATGGAAATGAATTTGCTTTATATGATATAAGAATATGGTTTAAAAAAATGTTAGAAAATAACATGGGCAGTTTATTATTATGGAAAAAAAGAAGAGAAACTGCAATTTTTAAATCAGATGTTAAAATTGTTTTCATTAATTTTATTAAGGATATTATACTTTTTGGATATATTGCATACTGTATTTTTATAACAAAAATAAGTGTAGCGGAAATGGTTCTTTATCTAGGAGTCATCAATGGATTAAGTGGTTGGCTGGAAAATATTCAGGAAGCTTACCAGCAAATCAGCAAAAATAATATTTATATGGATAATTTAGAAGAATTCAAAAAGATTCAGGATGAAATTATAGATAATAATAATGTAAATATTGCATTAGATTCCTTAGAATTTAGGAATGTCTCTTATAAACCGGGAAATGCTGAAAAAAATATAGTAGAAAATATTTCATTTAAAGTAAATAGAGGAGATAAGATAGCATTAGTAGGAGAAAATGGTGCGGGAAAATCTACGATTATAAAATTAATATGTGGATTATATACTCCTACAAGTGGGGAGATAATAATTAATAAAAAAAATGCAAAGGATTTTTCAAAAGAAGAACGATACAGTATGTTTTCAACCGTATTTCAGGATAATAGTTTATTCTCTTTTTCTATCGCAGAAAATGTGTCGTGCGTAACAAAGAATGAAATGGATAGAAAAAAAGTGAATACTTGCTTAAGAGAAGTAGAATTGGATGAATTAGTTGATAAATATAAAGATTCCATTGATACTTATATTGGAAATGAATTGGAAAGTGGAATAGATATGTCAGGTGGTGAAAGACAAAGGCTATTTCTTGCCAGAATTTTGTACAATATGAAAGATGGTATTATTTTAGATGAACCGACAGCAGCCATGGATCCTATTAATGAGACAAAGTTATATAGATTATATGAAAAAATTTCAGATGATAGAATAAGTTTTTTTGTTTCTCATCGAATGGGATCTACAACGTTTTGTAACAATATTATGTATGTAGAGAATGGAAAGATATTGGAAAATGGAACACATGACCAATTAATGAAAATGAAATCTAAATATTATAATATGTATAATTGTCAAAAGAAATATTATGTTGAGGAGAATAAGAGTGAAAAATAAATTAAGTGAAATAGGCAAGGCCATATTGTTTATAAATAAAATGGATAAAATGGTTTTAATGATTATACTTATTCAAGCAATTTTAAATTCATTTCAGCCATACATATTTTTAGTAGGAATTGCGGCTGTGATTGATTCTGTAACAATGAATAAATTAGATAACATATCATATGTTATTATAGGTATAATAGTTTTGCAGATGCTTGTGAACTTATTGAGATTTGTCATAAATAGAATTTATCAATATAAGTGTGAAAAAGTGGATGAAAAAATCAAATTGAATTTGCACAAGAATATATTAGATATTCCCTTTGATATATTTAATAAGAAAGAAACACAAGAAAGTATAAAAAAAGCAGAAAATTCTTTTATGTATACGGGAGGATATACACCTCTGTTAAATTATCTGCTTTCTATAATACAGTCAATTATCTCACTAATAGTAGGATTTGGTATTATGCTAAGTCTATGTGAAAAAATAAGAAAATGTATGGAAAATACTAGAGGGGGGAGAGATATAAGCATAGTAATAATAACATTTGTATTTGTATTATTACTTGGATATTACATAATATATAAGATGAATAAAATGCTTTCAGAGAAAAGTGAACAACAGTTATCCATGATAATGGAAGATGAAGGAAAACTGTCTTATTACCTATTTAAAGTCTTTAATGATTATGAAAAAGGAAAGAGTATAAGATTACATTTCATGCAAAAGCTTATAATGAATAAATATTATGAAGTATTTAATAGCTCTATGGCCAAGAATAAAGAATTATTGAAAGTAAATGGAAAAATGAATTATTTGACTTCCTTCATAACAATGATAATGAATTGTATGTTATATGCATTTATTATTTACTTTTCTTTGATTGGGTGTATTTCAATTGGACAGATTACGGTTTTTATTGGTGGAATGAATGAAATTAATATTGCAATTACCCATATTATTCAAGTAAACAGGATGATGCAAAGACAGATTAATCAGTTAAATAAGTATATGTCGATAGAAAAGTTGATAAAAAAAGAGGATGCAGAAATTTGTTGCAATTGGTTACAAAATAATCATACCATACAATTTTTAGATGTGGGATATAAATATGAAAATAGTGAATATTGGGCACTTAGACATTTC is a window from the Roseburia sp. 499 genome containing:
- the tnpC gene encoding IS66 family transposase, which gives rise to MPINITMEFVQQLMDQNTALTKQVSEMNETIKELNQTIKELKEQLNKNSKNSSKPPSSDGLKKPPVNKNRSLRQKSGKKQGAQNGHDGTCLSVIAEPDIIEPHMHSDCDNCPYHDSCLDKACIKETRHEIDAEVNVNVTAHQLIVVRNCPLHNCQKAGSFPAGIKATVQYGKNLQAMVVAFNTVGAVSINRTHEILSSVFNIPLSTGTIKNMVTRCADVLKPTYEKIYCIMTKLGLIHCDETGTRVDGKTWWVHNVSDMDYTYLSIQQKRGHLGMDAIGILPSFQGIAVHDCWASYWKYPDVKHAVCCAHLLRELNGIIENYPEQKWALQFKELLLDMKKVRDKALLGEKDEISYYHRHKFDKKYDEIIKTAYEENPLPEETIKKRGRKKKSKVLNLICRLQNYKASVCLFINNLCVPFDNNQAERDLRMIKVKTKVSGCFRSEEGAQEYLTIMSYIGTAHKHGINAFTAIKESLNGNADIIFA
- a CDS encoding ThiF family adenylyltransferase, producing MILKYDVYIKIEKNITIIQLIPDRKEWTIKIPKNEEKNIKEYIHALEIGQLNSEYNLRLEKESLFIKKLDKFFREKGLISEYESDNNSNLYSHRQLEVFDSWNRTLDSPSEFQKRIENSNILVIGAGGVGTAITNILISCGIGKTYVADFDEISVSNLARQFLYCKKDVGDLKVNVLSKRLNMRGLGKVYGINKCITINNIENVIKSIPDKVDIITGLPSPSSKEIIKLYKKIISLNIPIICVGEHDVGPMFVNEKEIDIYMENVNKKFILQKEYNLKRNNQFVIDRHPSYLPEIEIMASICADEIIRYISKYAKVRTLEGYYGLNPITYEVKYNRIEENNSEDNKMESE
- a CDS encoding ATP-binding cassette domain-containing protein yields the protein MNKIKQNYNELKYNVKHMHYYWKKYIESNKITVNINIYAYIILLVINQILNVALPSNIVMVLTNGYDTNKMFIILCIYLIILCVLQFIVGRLSYESEKNAFIYRYNMIPKVGEKVLKMDYETLESESGQLKIDQAYECIYSGNVAGVEFFINQYVQFIISLLGLVTFFIISCKTGIAVSVLILVSNCVVLLIRNSDAVWMKENKINKDKIDIKQNYLLRQLQKQSNGNEFALYDIRIWFKKMLENNMGSLLLWKKRRETAIFKSDVKIVFINFIKDIILFGYIAYCIFITKISVAEMVLYLGVINGLSGWLENIQEAYQQISKNNIYMDNLEEFKKIQDEIIDNNNVNIALDSLEFRNVSYKPGNAEKNIVENISFKVNRGDKIALVGENGAGKSTIIKLICGLYTPTSGEIIINKKNAKDFSKEERYSMFSTVFQDNSLFSFSIAENVSCVTKNEMDRKKVNTCLREVELDELVDKYKDSIDTYIGNELESGIDMSGGERQRLFLARILYNMKDGIILDEPTAAMDPINETKLYRLYEKISDDRISFFVSHRMGSTTFCNNIMYVENGKILENGTHDQLMKMKSKYYNMYNCQKKYYVEENKSEK
- a CDS encoding ABC transporter ATP-binding protein; amino-acid sequence: MKNKLSEIGKAILFINKMDKMVLMIILIQAILNSFQPYIFLVGIAAVIDSVTMNKLDNISYVIIGIIVLQMLVNLLRFVINRIYQYKCEKVDEKIKLNLHKNILDIPFDIFNKKETQESIKKAENSFMYTGGYTPLLNYLLSIIQSIISLIVGFGIMLSLCEKIRKCMENTRGGRDISIVIITFVFVLLLGYYIIYKMNKMLSEKSEQQLSMIMEDEGKLSYYLFKVFNDYEKGKSIRLHFMQKLIMNKYYEVFNSSMAKNKELLKVNGKMNYLTSFITMIMNCMLYAFIIYFSLIGCISIGQITVFIGGMNEINIAITHIIQVNRMMQRQINQLNKYMSIEKLIKKEDAEICCNWLQNNHTIQFLDVGYKYENSEYWALRHFNYTFTFDRTLSIVGENGAGKTTLIKLLLGLYKPTEGKILLDNCELKKVNEKSYRNLFNVIFQDFNLYAFSIKDNIVAGKEKNDDMIREVLKKVNLYERVQKLPEKEGTPLFSYDENGINMSGGELQRLAIARGLYKNAPMWIMDEPTCALDPISEAEIFDNLKNILGNKPCIFISHRLSSCQMSDNILVLSNGKIEEQGTHKELLKKSGLYATMWEKQAKYFKEG